A region of uncultured Draconibacterium sp. DNA encodes the following proteins:
- a CDS encoding AbgT family transporter: protein MLKKVPHTYVIIFFLIVFCALLTWIIPGGEFERESVVVNGVERSVIQTGSFQKTDSQLQTWQVFSSFFDGFLSTANIIALILLIGGSFWILNESKSIDIGIYTFLKRLKRLERSKILAFVGVHNIVLVSIMTIFSLFGAIFGMSEETIAFTIIFVPLAISMGYDSIVGVSLCFIAAAMGFAGAFLNPFTVGVAQGLSHIPLFSGLEYRILMWVVINFFGFAFILRYAARIKKDPTKSVVYEDDAYWRSRNETTAVKIEKIKPAAAWFALAIISVALIVFSITIPQSSIAIGNNVFTVPAIPVASALFIIMGVLTLWRSVQYFILTLLTFTIVFLVIGVMGHGWYIKEIATIFFAMGVFAGIAANKSPNTITKLFLDGAKDILPAAMIVGLARGIVVILEDGQIIDTILFYVSNSMQNFGEVGTVGIMYLIQTMLNVFIPSGSGQAALTIPIMSQISDLIGISRQTTVVIFQLGDGFTNMITPTSGVLIGVLGVARIPYEKWFKWAASFTLMLIVIGFLLILPTVFMELNGF, encoded by the coding sequence ATGTTAAAAAAAGTTCCGCATACCTACGTTATCATATTTTTTCTGATTGTTTTTTGTGCTTTACTGACGTGGATCATTCCCGGAGGTGAATTTGAGCGCGAAAGTGTTGTTGTTAATGGCGTTGAACGTAGTGTGATACAAACCGGATCGTTTCAAAAAACCGACAGCCAGTTACAGACATGGCAGGTTTTTTCATCATTTTTTGATGGTTTCTTAAGCACTGCAAATATTATTGCCCTCATTTTACTCATCGGTGGTTCGTTCTGGATTCTTAACGAAAGCAAATCAATCGACATTGGTATATACACTTTCCTGAAACGCTTAAAACGGCTTGAACGATCGAAAATACTGGCTTTTGTGGGGGTACACAATATTGTACTCGTTTCTATTATGACCATCTTCAGCTTGTTTGGAGCCATTTTTGGCATGAGCGAAGAAACCATTGCCTTCACCATTATTTTTGTTCCGCTGGCCATTTCTATGGGCTACGATTCGATTGTTGGCGTTTCGCTGTGTTTTATTGCTGCAGCAATGGGTTTTGCCGGAGCTTTTTTAAATCCGTTTACCGTTGGTGTTGCGCAGGGACTTTCTCATATCCCTTTATTTTCAGGACTGGAATACCGAATTCTAATGTGGGTAGTGATCAACTTTTTTGGCTTTGCATTTATTCTGCGTTATGCCGCCAGGATAAAAAAAGACCCTACCAAATCAGTCGTTTACGAAGATGATGCCTACTGGCGGTCGCGCAATGAAACCACAGCCGTAAAAATTGAAAAGATAAAACCAGCTGCAGCCTGGTTTGCACTGGCCATTATTTCTGTTGCACTCATCGTTTTCTCTATAACCATTCCGCAAAGTTCAATTGCCATTGGCAACAATGTTTTTACTGTTCCGGCTATTCCGGTAGCTTCAGCGCTTTTTATTATTATGGGCGTTTTAACTCTTTGGAGGTCGGTGCAATATTTTATTTTAACCCTGCTCACTTTCACCATTGTATTCCTGGTAATTGGTGTAATGGGCCACGGCTGGTATATTAAAGAAATAGCTACCATCTTTTTTGCAATGGGAGTTTTTGCCGGCATCGCAGCCAATAAATCGCCCAACACCATTACCAAACTTTTTTTAGATGGTGCCAAAGATATTCTTCCGGCCGCCATGATAGTTGGTTTAGCCCGCGGAATAGTGGTTATTCTTGAAGACGGCCAAATTATCGATACCATATTATTTTATGTTTCGAACTCGATGCAAAACTTCGGCGAGGTTGGAACAGTGGGAATTATGTACCTGATACAAACCATGCTGAATGTGTTTATCCCATCCGGATCGGGACAGGCGGCCTTAACAATTCCGATTATGTCGCAGATATCGGATTTGATTGGTATTTCGCGCCAGACTACCGTGGTAATCTTTCAACTTGGTGATGGTTTTACCAATATGATTACTCCCACAAGTGGCGTATTAATTGGTGTTTTGGGAGTAGCACGTATTCCTTATGAAAAGTGGTTTAAATGGGCTGCTTCGTTTACTTTAATGCTAATTGTTATTGGCTTTTTATTGATTCTACCAACTGTTTTTATGGAGTTGAATGGGTTTTAA
- a CDS encoding 4Fe-4S binding protein → MAYKISDECIACGTCIDECPVDAIAEGDIYTIDAELCTDCGSCAEVCPVEAIAIEE, encoded by the coding sequence ATGGCATACAAAATTTCAGATGAATGTATCGCATGTGGTACTTGTATCGATGAGTGCCCGGTTGACGCTATTGCAGAAGGTGATATCTATACCATCGATGCAGAGCTTTGTACAGACTGTGGTTCATGCGCAGAAGTTTGTCCGGTTGAGGCAATTGCTATTGAAGAATAG
- a CDS encoding OmpH family outer membrane protein: MKITVARIATYIQYIDEVKIKKMKGTSLVVSVVLFVAVAVLYVLHFTGSGASEGTPIKAAAGTGGDLKIAYIKADSVLLNYTLSQDLHDEFTKQQEAYTTEYGTKRQSFEKEAAAFQEKLQRGGFLTEQRAVQERDRLLGKEQEIQKLDQELSTKLAKIQQDNNNQILDNMMDYLDRYNEKAGYDYILNGANVLVGPETTNITADVLKALNEEYEATKTE; the protein is encoded by the coding sequence TTGAAGATAACAGTTGCCCGAATCGCAACTTATATTCAATATATTGATGAAGTAAAAATAAAAAAGATGAAAGGAACATCGTTAGTAGTTAGTGTAGTGCTTTTTGTTGCAGTTGCAGTTTTGTACGTTTTACATTTTACAGGTAGCGGCGCCAGTGAAGGAACACCAATTAAAGCAGCGGCCGGAACGGGTGGTGATTTGAAAATCGCTTATATTAAAGCCGATTCTGTGCTTTTAAATTACACCTTATCACAGGATTTGCACGATGAGTTTACCAAACAACAGGAAGCTTATACTACTGAGTACGGAACTAAGCGCCAGTCGTTTGAAAAGGAAGCAGCTGCTTTCCAGGAGAAACTTCAGCGTGGAGGCTTTTTAACAGAACAACGTGCAGTACAAGAGCGCGATCGTTTGTTGGGTAAAGAGCAGGAAATTCAGAAACTTGACCAGGAATTGTCGACAAAACTGGCTAAAATCCAGCAGGATAACAACAACCAGATCCTTGACAATATGATGGATTACCTGGATCGTTACAATGAAAAAGCCGGTTACGATTACATCTTAAATGGTGCGAACGTTTTAGTTGGCCCTGAAACAACTAATATTACAGCCGATGTTTTAAAGGCTTTGAATGAAGAATACGAGGCCACAAAAACAGAATAA
- a CDS encoding BamA/TamA family outer membrane protein, whose translation MRKYLILLLVTLASFSSSGQNAANDSTSVVQAKKEKNFNFNLMPYMSYNRNLEFMYGVLPLAMYRLNPNDTISPKSLSGITGVFTTNGSKFIGFFNRWHLAQDRWRIQFYGATGNHISQFYYDYDIPPGFYDYKTKTKLISIGFQRKVLHTLYAGISYTYTHHFTKYEDEIIPDATTDTHSLQYIALWDTRNEVYYPTEGNQIRLKWNSFPQWMGNDIEANKIISEYNHYFPFHDGRDVLATRFSGTFGLGDIAFEQQVVIGGNDIRGYSEAKYRGDGLMAVQGEYRYNFTSRMGLVGFAGVATIYGSPTKEFDWDLYPGFGVGYRYQAFKSAKFNIGLDAALGKDDWGIYFRIGEAF comes from the coding sequence ATGCGAAAATATCTGATTTTACTCCTCGTGACATTAGCTTCATTTAGCAGTTCTGGTCAAAACGCAGCCAACGACAGCACTTCTGTTGTTCAGGCAAAAAAAGAGAAGAACTTTAACTTTAACCTGATGCCATATATGAGCTATAACCGCAATCTGGAGTTTATGTATGGTGTTCTGCCGCTGGCCATGTACCGGCTGAACCCAAACGATACTATCTCTCCAAAATCATTATCAGGTATTACAGGCGTTTTTACTACGAACGGTTCAAAATTTATTGGTTTTTTTAACCGCTGGCACCTGGCTCAGGATAGGTGGCGGATTCAGTTTTACGGTGCTACCGGAAATCACATATCACAGTTTTATTACGACTACGATATTCCTCCCGGTTTTTACGATTATAAAACAAAAACGAAACTTATAAGTATTGGGTTTCAACGAAAAGTTTTGCATACACTTTATGCGGGCATAAGCTATACCTATACGCATCATTTTACTAAATACGAAGATGAAATAATTCCCGATGCAACCACCGATACACATTCACTGCAATATATTGCATTATGGGATACCCGAAACGAAGTTTACTATCCCACCGAAGGAAATCAGATACGATTGAAGTGGAATTCTTTTCCGCAGTGGATGGGCAACGATATTGAGGCCAACAAAATTATTAGCGAGTACAACCATTATTTTCCGTTTCACGACGGACGGGATGTTTTGGCTACCCGCTTCTCAGGGACTTTTGGTTTGGGCGATATTGCTTTTGAACAACAGGTTGTTATTGGAGGCAACGATATTCGCGGCTATTCGGAAGCTAAATACCGTGGCGATGGGTTAATGGCGGTACAGGGCGAATACCGTTACAATTTTACCAGCCGGATGGGATTGGTTGGTTTTGCCGGGGTGGCTACTATTTACGGCTCGCCAACCAAAGAATTCGACTGGGATTTATATCCCGGATTTGGAGTTGGCTACCGTTATCAGGCTTTTAAATCGGCCAAATTTAATATCGGTCTTGATGCTGCATTGGGAAAAGACGACTGGGGAATTTATTTCAGAATAGGAGAAGCATTTTAA
- a CDS encoding glycosyltransferase family 2 protein, with product MFADKYLGKNEHKILINELPEEAPGIIVVIPCLRETELTNILNSLNECDLPKCKVEVILLINQSEVADADTIQINRQTKADADKWIATNQKSGIQFYAVGPIFLKKKWAGAGLARKKGMDEAIRRFNLNDNRNGILVSLDADTLVAKNYLLEIEKHFREHPKQVGATVAFEHQKQQLDKMQRRGIELYELYLNYYKRALDYTGYPYSLFTIGSAFAVKAEAYVKRGGMNRRQAGEDFYFLQNLVQIGRVGEITSTMVYPSARLSNRVPFGTGPILQKWMKGEEDLSLTYNFEAFKNLQQFFAQKDGLFKIQQNDYLEFVNQLNEPIKEFLELDQFGVELEDLNNNCSRLETFQVRFFQKFNAFKILKFLNFAHEKFYQKADLLQQIKLLNREQKD from the coding sequence ATGTTTGCCGATAAATACCTGGGAAAAAATGAGCACAAAATCCTCATCAACGAGTTGCCGGAAGAAGCACCGGGAATAATTGTTGTTATTCCGTGTTTACGAGAAACGGAGTTGACGAATATACTCAACTCGCTGAATGAATGTGATTTGCCAAAATGTAAGGTTGAAGTCATTCTGCTTATTAACCAATCGGAAGTTGCTGATGCCGACACTATTCAAATAAACAGACAAACAAAAGCTGACGCCGATAAATGGATAGCAACGAACCAAAAAAGCGGCATTCAGTTTTATGCTGTTGGCCCGATTTTCCTGAAAAAGAAATGGGCAGGAGCAGGATTGGCGCGCAAAAAGGGAATGGATGAAGCCATAAGAAGGTTCAATCTCAACGATAACAGGAACGGAATTTTGGTGTCGCTGGATGCCGATACGCTGGTGGCAAAAAACTACCTGCTTGAAATAGAGAAGCATTTCAGAGAACACCCGAAACAGGTTGGTGCAACAGTGGCTTTCGAGCATCAAAAACAACAACTGGATAAAATGCAGCGGCGGGGGATTGAGCTGTACGAGTTGTACCTCAATTATTACAAAAGGGCGCTTGATTATACAGGATATCCGTATTCGCTGTTCACCATAGGATCTGCCTTTGCCGTAAAAGCCGAAGCCTACGTTAAACGTGGAGGAATGAACAGAAGGCAGGCAGGCGAAGATTTTTACTTTCTGCAAAACCTGGTGCAAATTGGCCGCGTTGGCGAAATAACAAGCACAATGGTTTATCCGTCGGCACGATTGTCGAATAGGGTGCCTTTTGGAACCGGCCCGATTCTGCAAAAATGGATGAAAGGAGAGGAGGATCTGTCGTTGACTTATAACTTCGAAGCGTTTAAAAACCTGCAGCAGTTTTTTGCTCAGAAAGACGGTTTGTTTAAAATTCAGCAAAACGACTATCTGGAGTTTGTAAACCAATTGAATGAGCCGATAAAGGAATTTCTGGAACTGGATCAATTTGGTGTTGAGTTGGAAGATTTAAATAACAATTGTTCGCGTTTAGAAACCTTTCAGGTGCGCTTCTTCCAGAAATTCAATGCTTTTAAAATTCTGAAGTTTCTGAATTTTGCTCACGAAAAATTTTATCAGAAAGCTGATTTATTGCAGCAGATTAAGTTGTTGAACCGAGAACAGAAGGATTAA